A DNA window from Acidimicrobiales bacterium contains the following coding sequences:
- a CDS encoding glycosyltransferase has product MAPIEAQRPDIAMIAPYPSPGSPTTSGVAWYSQNLARALADEGATVTVVAPSNDPGSPSELDGRVRVRRCFAKGPAGLMRASVAALRSGARVTHVQHEAFLFGGPEAVPGLIGGLARLRRAGTGPVVTMHQVVRPGQVDKSFTELHRVSMPAPLARAGLSTLQQSIGRIARRTIVHERAFARHVPGSVVLPVGSIRSAAADPALRQGHEVSGQSDGRPSALRAQYGIEPDEFVVLCFGFVAPYKGLEAALSAAEIAGHPVRLVVAGGEHPRLSGQGYLDGLEERFGATATFTGYVPEPDVSRWFRAADAVLLAYPTAFSSSGVLALALEYGVPALLSPPLAEMTGLPPGMSTPLEPGLLAQRLESLAKRGTELAEVERWSAGLAEGRSWPEVARRHLEIYEEVTDAKRSASRGHRA; this is encoded by the coding sequence TTGGCGCCGATTGAAGCGCAACGCCCCGACATCGCCATGATCGCTCCGTACCCAAGTCCGGGCTCTCCCACGACCAGCGGCGTCGCCTGGTACTCCCAGAACCTGGCGAGGGCCTTGGCCGACGAGGGCGCAACCGTCACCGTTGTGGCGCCCTCGAACGACCCGGGCTCGCCGTCGGAACTGGACGGCCGGGTCCGGGTGCGACGCTGCTTCGCCAAGGGCCCAGCCGGTCTCATGCGCGCGTCCGTCGCTGCACTGCGGAGCGGGGCTCGGGTCACCCATGTTCAGCACGAGGCGTTCCTGTTCGGCGGCCCCGAGGCCGTTCCAGGCTTGATCGGCGGGCTGGCCAGGTTGCGTAGAGCCGGAACCGGACCTGTCGTCACGATGCACCAGGTCGTCCGGCCCGGCCAGGTGGACAAATCCTTCACCGAACTGCACCGCGTGTCGATGCCTGCGCCCTTGGCGAGGGCGGGCCTGTCGACGCTGCAGCAGTCGATCGGTCGAATCGCCCGCCGAACGATCGTCCACGAACGCGCGTTCGCGAGGCATGTCCCTGGGTCGGTCGTGCTCCCCGTCGGGTCGATCAGGAGTGCGGCGGCGGACCCGGCCCTGCGACAGGGACACGAGGTTTCGGGACAGTCAGACGGGCGCCCGTCAGCGCTACGGGCGCAGTACGGCATCGAACCGGACGAGTTCGTCGTTCTGTGCTTCGGCTTCGTCGCACCGTACAAGGGGCTCGAAGCGGCGCTCTCGGCTGCCGAGATCGCCGGGCATCCGGTTCGTCTCGTGGTGGCCGGAGGCGAGCATCCCCGACTTTCCGGGCAGGGTTACCTGGACGGACTCGAAGAGCGTTTCGGTGCAACTGCGACCTTCACCGGGTACGTTCCCGAACCCGACGTGAGCCGCTGGTTCCGAGCCGCCGACGCAGTTTTGCTCGCGTATCCAACGGCTTTTTCGAGTAGCGGAGTTCTGGCGCTGGCATTGGAGTACGGCGTCCCCGCCTTGCTGTCACCCCCGCTCGCCGAGATGACCGGTCTGCCGCCTGGGATGTCGACGCCCCTCGAGCCGGGCCTGCTCGCTCAGCGACTCGAGTCCCTGGCGAAGCGAGGCACCGAGCTCGCTGAAGTGGAGAGATGGTCCGCAGGCCTTGCCGAAGGCCGATCGTGGCCAGAAGTGGCCCGGCGTCACCTCGAGATCTACGAGGAGGTGACCGATGCCAAGCGTTCTGCTTCCCGCGGTCACCGGGCGTGA